The stretch of DNA GGAGCCCCTGCGCGGCATTCATAACTACTCCATCTTCCTGCTCGAGGATTACGCCGAGCAGCTGGATGCTGAGGGCGTGAGTAAGCTTCAGACCCTGGTGCGGCTGAGCCAGCGCATGGAGTCGTTGATTGAGTCATTGCTGCAGCTCTCCAGAGTGGGCCGTCAGGAGCTCACGCTGGTAGAAACCAATGTGCAAGAGGTGGTAGAAGATGTGCTGGATATGCTGCAGCCCCGGTTTGAGCAAACGGGTACCACGGCCACCATCATCAACCCTTTGCCAATCATCCGCTGCGACCAGGTCCGGATTCGGGAAGTGTTCAGCAACCTGCTCACCAACGCCATGCGCTACAGCGACGACGCCCGGCGGGAGGTGCAAATAGGCCTAGCACCCGCTGCAACGCGCGGCCCCCGCGGTACCGGTGACCCCGAAGACTATTATGTTTTCTGCGTGCGCGATAATGGCATTGGAATTGATCCGAAGCACCACGAGAACATCTTCAAAATTTTCAAGCGCCTGCACACGCAGGAGAAATATGGGGGCGGTACCGGAGCTGGCTTGGCTATTGCTAAGAAAATGGTGGAAAAACACCACGGCGAAATATGGGTCAACTCCGTACTAGGCCAAGGCGCAACCTTCTTTTTTTCTATTTCAAAACACCTGTAAGTGTCAGCCTTATCCCTCAAGCCCATTTTGGTGGTAGAAGATAGCGTGGAGGACTTCACGGCTCTGGGCCGGGCCTTCCGAAAGCACGCGTTGCCCAACCCCATCCTGCGCTGCGAAGACGGCGACCAGGCTCTGGAATATCTGCAAGGGTACGGTAAGCGCCCCGGCTGGCCGCAGCAGCTCCCGGCATTTGTGCTGCTCGACCTTAATATGCCCGGCACCGATGGCCGGGCTGTGCTGGCCGTGCTTAAGCAAGACCCCCAGTTGCAATCTATTCCGGTTATTATCTTCAGCACCTCTACCAACTCCCGCGACATTGAGGAGTGCTACCGGCTGGGTGCTAACAGCTACCTGACCAAGCCCATTGACTACGCCGTGCTGGAGGAGAAAACCCGCCTTTTGGTGAGCTATTGGCTTAATACCTCAGAGCTGCCCTTGCTGGGCTGAGATTGTGTCTTGCGTGAAGAAGATTTTACTTAT from Hymenobacter taeanensis encodes:
- a CDS encoding response regulator; amino-acid sequence: MSALSLKPILVVEDSVEDFTALGRAFRKHALPNPILRCEDGDQALEYLQGYGKRPGWPQQLPAFVLLDLNMPGTDGRAVLAVLKQDPQLQSIPVIIFSTSTNSRDIEECYRLGANSYLTKPIDYAVLEEKTRLLVSYWLNTSELPLLG